The Flavobacterium sp. 140616W15 sequence ATGAATTACAAACACCATTGGCGCTTTTTCAGACAAAAATAGATACCCTCTTTCAGCTTGACGTAACAAAAGAGCAGTCGGAAGTTTTAAGTTCCCTAAATAAAGATGTTTCACGATTAAATAGATTAAATAAAAACCTTTTGTTATTATCTAAAATTGAAAATGAAAATTATCTAGACAAACAGCACATCGTTATAAATGAATATCTAAAAAAACATCTTGACTTTTTTACTGAGCAGGCAAAGGCTAAGAACCTCAACATTGTTATAGAATATGCAGAAAAACTAAAAATAGAAGGCAACCCCTCACTAACAGAAGTGCTTATTAATAATTTGTTTCTCAATGCTATTAGACACAATATCAAAAATGGGGAAATCAGTATTATAATTACTAGTGAATCTATTACGTTTTTAAATACAGGTCAGGAAACATCATTGATCGTAGATAAATTATTTAATCGTTTTTCTAAATCTAATCCATCTTCGCAAGGAAACGGCTTGGGAATGGCAATCATAAAAAAAATTACCGAAATAAGTCATTGGAAAATAGACTATGCATTTGAGAATAATTTACACCGTTTTACCGTTAAATTCTAAAAATTCAAACTTCCTACAGAATTCTATTCTAATTTTGAACTGTAGATTTATTAATAGAAACTAAGAATACATGAAAACATCAATAATAGCACTATTCGCAATATTAATTTCAACTTTTGCAATGGCTCAGGACTTAACTCCAAAAGAGGTTCCTGGAATTGTAAAATCAACTTTTTTAATAAAATTTCCAGATGCTACCAATCCAAAGTGGGAGAAAGAAAATGACAACTATGAAGTTACCTTTACCTATGATAAGGAAGTACAATCGGCTATACTAGATAGTTCTGGAAACCTTATTCAAACAGAAGTTAAAATAACCAAAGAACAATTACCTAATAGCATTTTACCATACGTTAAAGTGAATTATCGTCGTAAAAAAAT is a genomic window containing:
- a CDS encoding PepSY-like domain-containing protein, with the protein product MKTSIIALFAILISTFAMAQDLTPKEVPGIVKSTFLIKFPDATNPKWEKENDNYEVTFTYDKEVQSAILDSSGNLIQTEVKITKEQLPNSILPYVKVNYRRKKIREVAKITDVNGKVFFEVEIYKKDLIFDHKGNFVKEIAK